In one window of Procambarus clarkii isolate CNS0578487 chromosome 63, FALCON_Pclarkii_2.0, whole genome shotgun sequence DNA:
- the ash2 gene encoding set1/Ash2 histone methyltransferase complex subunit ASH2 isoform X1, whose product MDSDSDDNENPDSGVVDVGEKGGLSSCGYCGKLRNLNAVELMCWQCGSWFHESCISYQLGKLVPFMLNYSFTCKTCSTTGVETFRKSQAQLRDMCITAIANLQFAGSKDGRGNPMFSLQRDVIPFLEQNWEALTTAARRSTQSWHATLQRMLMKEVDTYFTVEETGASGEPTQHHPFFGLITSDLTLIRPTVDAPGGWRSPISGSSQQQQSGKGRGAKRKVPETTAGNKKARGDMPAPKLHGYPVDHPFNKDGYRYILAEPDPHAPFRQEFDDSNDWAGKPIPGWLYRALSPGAVLLALHDRAPQLRTADDRLAVTGDKGYCLIRATHGVSRGVWYWECTIEEQPEGSHTRIGWCQQLANLQAPLGYDKFGYSWRSRKGTVFHESRGKHYFEGGFGEGDVLGIMIDLPEKNPVLQFPPTYKDKPLVKFRSHLYYEDKDDVPEALKNLNPLLGSKIIFFKNGKCCGEAFHNIYGGTYYPGVSLYKNITVSVNFGPDFKHPPSSYNYTGMNERCEESMVERTLADMTYLVENEGKLRLDVFT is encoded by the exons ATGGACTCTGACTCAGATGATAATGAAAATCCTGACTCAGGAGTTGTAGATGTGGGAGAAAAGGGCGGGCTCTCCTCATGTGGATACTG TGGGAAGCTCCGAAACTTAAATGCAGTTGAATTGATGTGCTGGCAATGTGGTTCCTGGTTTCATGAATCCTGCATCAGCTATCAGCTTGGCAAGCTGGTGCCCTTTATGCTCAACTATTCCTTCACTTGCAAGACCTGCTCTACAACGGGTGTTGAGACCTTTCGCAAATCTCAAGCAC AACTTCGAGATATGTGTATAACAGCTATAGCAAACTTGCAGTTTGCAGGCAGCAAAGATGGGCGAGGAAACCCCATGTTTAGTCTTCAGAGGGATGTCATCCCTTTCTTAGAACAGAACTGGGAGGCTCTAACTACTGCTGCTCGGCGTTCCACTCAGTCATGGCATGCAACA ttgcaGCGAATGCTTATGAAGGAAGTTGATACATATTTCACAGTAGAGGAAACGGGTGCAAGTGGTGAACCAACACAGCATCACCCTTTCTTTGGTCTAATAACTTCAGATCTCACACTTATCCGACCAACAGTCGATGCACCTGGTGGGTGGCGGTCACCCATATCCGGCTCCT CTCAACAGCAGCAATCGGGAAAGGGTCGAGGAGCCAAGCGAAAGGTACCAGAGACAACTGCTGGCAACAAGAAAGCTCGAGGGGATATGCCAGCCCCTAAACTTCATGGCTACCCAGTAGACCATCCCTTTAATAAAGATGGCTACCGTTACATTCTTGCTGAGCCAGATCCTCATGCTCCTTTCAG GCAAGAGTTTGATGACAGTAATGATTGGGCAGGTAAACCAATTCCTGGATGGCTTTATCGGGCCCTTAGTCCTGGAGCTGTACTCCTGGCTCTGCATGACCGTGCTCCACAACTTCGCACAGCCGATGATCGTTTGGCTGTGACAGGAGACAAAGGTTATTGTCTTATCAGAGCCACTCATG GTGTGAGTCGTGGAGTATGGTACTGGGAATGTACAATAGAAGAGCAGCCAGAAGGTTCACATACACGTATAGGGTGGTGCCAGCAACTTGCTAACCTTCAGGCACCTCTTGGATATGACAAATTTGGATATTCATGGAGGTCAAG GAAGGGAACAGTGTTTCACGAGTCCCGTGGGAAGCACTACTTTGAAGGAGGTTTTGGCGAGGGAGATGTACTGGGTATTATGATTGACCTCCCTGAGAAGAATCCTGTGTTGCAGTTCCCACCAACATACAAGGATAAA CCACTAGTCAAATTTCGATCTCACCTTTATTATGAAGATAAAGATGATGTACCAGAAGCCCTGAAGAATTTAAACCCTCTTTTAGGAAGTAAAATTATATTTTTCAA AAATGGCAAATGCTGTGGAGAGGCTTTCCACAATATTTACGGAGGTACATACTATCCAGGAGTATCCCTGTACAAAAATATTACAGTATCTGTTAATTTTGGACCAGATTTCaagcatcctccttcctcctacaaCTACACTGGG ATGAACGAAAGGTGTGAGGAATCCATGGTGGAGCGGACACTTGCAGACATGACCTACCTGGTGGAGAATGAAGGAAAGCTAAGATTGGATGTGTTCACATAA
- the ash2 gene encoding set1/Ash2 histone methyltransferase complex subunit ASH2 isoform X2, whose protein sequence is MDSDSDDNENPDSGVVDVGEKGGLSSCGYCGKLRNLNAVELMCWQCGSWFHESCISYQLGKLVPFMLNYSFTCKTCSTTGVETFRKSQAQLRDMCITAIANLQFAGSKDGRGNPMFSLQRDVIPFLEQNWEALTTAARRSTQSWHATLQRMLMKEVDTYFTVEETGASGEPTQHHPFFGLITSDLTLIRPTVDAPAQQQQSGKGRGAKRKVPETTAGNKKARGDMPAPKLHGYPVDHPFNKDGYRYILAEPDPHAPFRQEFDDSNDWAGKPIPGWLYRALSPGAVLLALHDRAPQLRTADDRLAVTGDKGYCLIRATHGVSRGVWYWECTIEEQPEGSHTRIGWCQQLANLQAPLGYDKFGYSWRSRKGTVFHESRGKHYFEGGFGEGDVLGIMIDLPEKNPVLQFPPTYKDKPLVKFRSHLYYEDKDDVPEALKNLNPLLGSKIIFFKNGKCCGEAFHNIYGGTYYPGVSLYKNITVSVNFGPDFKHPPSSYNYTGMNERCEESMVERTLADMTYLVENEGKLRLDVFT, encoded by the exons ATGGACTCTGACTCAGATGATAATGAAAATCCTGACTCAGGAGTTGTAGATGTGGGAGAAAAGGGCGGGCTCTCCTCATGTGGATACTG TGGGAAGCTCCGAAACTTAAATGCAGTTGAATTGATGTGCTGGCAATGTGGTTCCTGGTTTCATGAATCCTGCATCAGCTATCAGCTTGGCAAGCTGGTGCCCTTTATGCTCAACTATTCCTTCACTTGCAAGACCTGCTCTACAACGGGTGTTGAGACCTTTCGCAAATCTCAAGCAC AACTTCGAGATATGTGTATAACAGCTATAGCAAACTTGCAGTTTGCAGGCAGCAAAGATGGGCGAGGAAACCCCATGTTTAGTCTTCAGAGGGATGTCATCCCTTTCTTAGAACAGAACTGGGAGGCTCTAACTACTGCTGCTCGGCGTTCCACTCAGTCATGGCATGCAACA ttgcaGCGAATGCTTATGAAGGAAGTTGATACATATTTCACAGTAGAGGAAACGGGTGCAAGTGGTGAACCAACACAGCATCACCCTTTCTTTGGTCTAATAACTTCAGATCTCACACTTATCCGACCAACAGTCGATGCACCTG CTCAACAGCAGCAATCGGGAAAGGGTCGAGGAGCCAAGCGAAAGGTACCAGAGACAACTGCTGGCAACAAGAAAGCTCGAGGGGATATGCCAGCCCCTAAACTTCATGGCTACCCAGTAGACCATCCCTTTAATAAAGATGGCTACCGTTACATTCTTGCTGAGCCAGATCCTCATGCTCCTTTCAG GCAAGAGTTTGATGACAGTAATGATTGGGCAGGTAAACCAATTCCTGGATGGCTTTATCGGGCCCTTAGTCCTGGAGCTGTACTCCTGGCTCTGCATGACCGTGCTCCACAACTTCGCACAGCCGATGATCGTTTGGCTGTGACAGGAGACAAAGGTTATTGTCTTATCAGAGCCACTCATG GTGTGAGTCGTGGAGTATGGTACTGGGAATGTACAATAGAAGAGCAGCCAGAAGGTTCACATACACGTATAGGGTGGTGCCAGCAACTTGCTAACCTTCAGGCACCTCTTGGATATGACAAATTTGGATATTCATGGAGGTCAAG GAAGGGAACAGTGTTTCACGAGTCCCGTGGGAAGCACTACTTTGAAGGAGGTTTTGGCGAGGGAGATGTACTGGGTATTATGATTGACCTCCCTGAGAAGAATCCTGTGTTGCAGTTCCCACCAACATACAAGGATAAA CCACTAGTCAAATTTCGATCTCACCTTTATTATGAAGATAAAGATGATGTACCAGAAGCCCTGAAGAATTTAAACCCTCTTTTAGGAAGTAAAATTATATTTTTCAA AAATGGCAAATGCTGTGGAGAGGCTTTCCACAATATTTACGGAGGTACATACTATCCAGGAGTATCCCTGTACAAAAATATTACAGTATCTGTTAATTTTGGACCAGATTTCaagcatcctccttcctcctacaaCTACACTGGG ATGAACGAAAGGTGTGAGGAATCCATGGTGGAGCGGACACTTGCAGACATGACCTACCTGGTGGAGAATGAAGGAAAGCTAAGATTGGATGTGTTCACATAA